DNA sequence from the Lycium barbarum isolate Lr01 chromosome 5, ASM1917538v2, whole genome shotgun sequence genome:
AATTATCTCTATGATCTGGAGGCAAGCATGAATTTCATACACCTATCCAAGTACCAAAAAGCTTAGGTTGGGAGCTCCGAGGACAACCACAATCATGTTGTAGCTTATGAATAGGTTGATTGTGTATCCTGAGGGAGTGTGTGAAGATGTATTGGTGAAGATAAAAAAGTTTATATTCCCGGCGAACATTATTGTGTCAGACTTTGTTGCGGCTGAGAGGATCCCTATGATATTAGGGCATTCATTCTTAGCTACTGGAAGTGCAGTGATAGACGTTCGAGAAGGAAAGTTGAAGATGAGAGTGGAAGAAACAAGCTACCTTTAATGTCTACAAAGCTCAAAAGCTTCAAGCTCCCCTCGAGAACGTATTTTATGGTAGATATAGTTGAGAGTGGTGAACATGAGAGTTGTGAGAATGAGGTATTATTAAGTGTAAAATATGAAGAACACATGGTAAAATTCAGTGAATGAGTGCGGAGCGAATGAGGTAAAAACTAGTGTATGTTGCGAGCTTGAGAGCGTCTTAGATGAGCGACATGATGCATGATGAAAGGGAGAGAATAAAGGATGTTGATAAAAATTGTCCGTCTGAGCGACGACTAAACCTAAACCAACTATTTCCAGCCTTAATGGCCAATGCTGCAAGCGGACAGCCACCACCAGTGGATGTACTGCCCGCCCTTACTTCTAATTTCTCATAATTCCCACCACTCTCTCTTTCTAAACCCATTTCTACTCATGATATTTCGGAACCTAAAAGTTTGCCTAGCGGTGAGCAAGCACAATCGGATTCATCTAGTCCTATGCCATCTACATCTGAAGAAATATTACCAAAGAATAATTATGCTAGCCTGTTGAAAGCAATATGGAAACGATAGTGATTCCTCCTAAAAAAGTTGTGTACATTGATGGAGAACCTCATATGACTTGGAAATCCTTAAAAGTTAAAAAAATGATCTTAAAGGAGAATTTGCAATATGCTATTCTAGGTAAATTCTCATATGATATTATAGACATTAAAGCATTAGGAGATGCAATTTCTTAgcaatgttcaattaaaggcccGTCTGAAATTGGATTAATTGAAGAAAGACATATTCTGATAAGGCTAAACTTGTTGGAAAACTATGCCAAGATGTTGTCAACACCTGcttattacatcaaaatccatTCAAGATACTACCAAATGAGACCATTAATCTGGAATCCCTGGTTCAAACCCAATGAGGAGACATCAGTTGCTGTGGCATGGATAAGTTTCCCTGAGTTACCTCCTAATTTCTTTGCAAAAGATGCTGTATTTTCTTTGGCTTCAGCAGTTGGAAAGCCATTGGTTGTGGACTTGGCTTCTGCAAATAGAACCAGATCTAGCTGTGCCAAAGTCAAAGTTGAAATGGATTTTTTTATTAGACCATCCAAAGAGAATACATAATACAGAGGAGGATTATGAAACTGGCAAAATTCAATCTGAATAGGTGACAATCAATTATGATTTTGTACCAAAATATTGTAAACATTGCAAGTTATAGAGCCACAATGAGAAAGAATGCAGATCACTTCATCCTGAACTGGAAAACCAATACAGAGAGGATTTGAAAAAAGAGAATGCTGAGAAGAATAAGGAGACTGATACAGAGATTATGTAGAGGAAGGATGGGCAATCTAGGAGTTTTGAGAGACATAGTCATGGCAAACAAGAATGGATGCAAAGCAGGAAGTACAAATACATAAGGGATAAAAGTGGAGTAATTATTGGAGAAGTGGAGGGTAAGGATGATACAAAAGAAAAGGAGAAGGTAGAAACTCACAATGCCTTTCACATATTAGGGGAAGGAGATGATCAAGAAGTAGGAGGGAGATGCTAGCACTGGGAACAACACCAAACAAGTCCACAGACAATCAGTGATAAAAGCCAAAACAACACAGTAGAGATTAGGGAAGTTGAAGGAAGCAGCAATTAAAGTAAAAtgcaaacaaaaagaaaaatctgCAAATGCAAGTCCAAACAATGCAGAATGTAGGATGTCTCATAAGGGTAGTGTCAAATTCATTAGTAGGCCACAAAATAGTCCTATCAAGTTTAAAGCAGAAAAGAAAGTCCAATAAGAAGCAATACAAGTACAGCTAGGTCACAAAACATTGATAATATAAAGACATCTCAATCTAAACAGAAAGAAGAACTTAGCAAGTATGATCAGGAGAAGGAGCCAGATACTATGAGAATTTATAAAGGGAAAGAGGCAACTGAACATGACAATGAAGAAAGTGACAAGAAGGAGACAGGTAATGAGAAGAATGCAGATCCACAACTAGTAGAAATTGAGAAGAAAAGAAGTGGTCAGAAGCAGGAACTTAGCAAAGAAGAGGAAAGAGCATAAGAAACAATTTATCACAGTGTGAGGAAAAGCAGcaacaattcaaaaaaaaaaatgacatagCAGCATCAACAATAAAAAGGGGCAAATAATTCAGAAAGCAGGAGAACAGGATTTGGATGTCCATAAATTGGAACAAAATATAAAGGTTGTGGCTAGAGCAGGAGATGTATCACCTAAGATTTTAGAGAAAGGCTTGGGAAGAGGGAAGAAGAAGGCTACAAGAGATCATAGTGTACCACCTGGCATTGGTGTTCAAACTTGAAGATACCAGAATAAATTGTCCAATCAATGATGAATGCCCTGATTTGGAATATAAGATCTGTGAATTCCATGGAGGCTTTTACAAGGTTGATACAAATGCAGAACAAGTACCACTTTGGTTTTATATGGTTAATGGAACCATTTCAAGAAGTTTCAAAATTGGAAAATTACAGAAGAAGAATTGGTTTACAGCATGCCTTGGCTAATTGCTCAAGGAAAATTTgggtgtttatagatgatatatTTGAATTTCAGATTCTGAGTGATCATGTACAACAATTAAGTTTGAAGTTGAAAGTAATAGGTACACAAGAGGAGATGGTGATTACTTTGGTGTATGCTAAGTGTACTCAGAGAGATAAAATGGACTTATGGGAATCTTTAGAAGACATGGCACCATATATTCAGCTTCCTTGGTTGATAGGAGGTGATTTCAATACTATTGTTTCAGATGCTGAGAAATATGGTGGATTGCCTGTCACAATTTCTGAAATTCAAGATTTTAGGGCTTGTATTCAAAGTTATGGGATGACAGATTTGGGCTTTAAGGGTAGTACTTATACGTGGTGGAATGGTCAGAGTAGAGAGTATTGCATATTCAAAAGGTTGGATAGATGTCTGGGGAATCAAGATTTACAGGACAAATATCCTGGAATTGAGATCAATCATTTGATCAGAACAGGGTCTGATCATGCTCCAATATTGATCTCATACTCGCGGAATGTGGAACCAGTTTAGAAAATCTTTAAATTTCTGAACTTTTAGGCTAAACATGAGACCTTTTTGGAGACAGTAATAAATTTTTGGAAGGTGGATTTTATGGCTGATCCTTTTACTTTTTTTCATCATAAAATGAAAAAAGTGAAGAAGGGTTAAGTCAGTGGAGTAAGGAGACTTATGGAAACATATTTAAAGAGATAGAAACATTGGAAGATGTGATCAAAGTACATGAAGAGTTGTTTGAATAGCAACCAACTCCTGGTAATAGGGAGAATCTGCATAGGGTCCAGGCAAAACTCAACAGATTTTTGCATTTGGAGGAGGAATTCTAGAAGCAGAAAGCTGGAATACAGTGGTTTGTAGATGGTGACGGAAATACAAAATTCTTTTATTCTTATGTGcaaggaagaagaaaaagattATAGTTGAGAAGGATTCAAAATCAGCATAGGGTATGGCTAGAAGAGAAAGATGAAATAGTAAAGGAAGCTCTCAGATTCTATAGTGCACAATTTACAAAGGAGGAGGACCCTAGTGATTTTGAAATGCTGGATCATGTTCATACAGTGATACTTGATGAGATGAATGAGGATATTATAAATATTCCAACAGGGGAGGAAGTGAGGCAGGTGGTTTTGCTTTGAATGCTAAAAGTGCAGGGGTCCTGATGGCTTCACTGGTATGTTTTATCAAATTTGTTGGGATACCATCAAGGAAGATATTGCCAATATGGTGATTGCTTTTTTCTGTGGAGCAGAGTTACCAAGGTTTATTACACATACTAATTTGGTTCTCCTGCCAAAAAAGGATATCATTAATTCTTTTTCTGACATGAGACCAATTAGTTTGAGTAATTTTATTAACCAGGTATTTTCCAGATTGCTTCATGAAAGGCTAGTTGAGAGATTATAAGATATTGTGTCTTTAAATCAAGCAGGATTTGTGAAAGGAAGGAGTATTGTAAAACATATCTTATTAACTTAGGAAATTATTTTAGACATCATACTAAGGATTAAGGATGTCAATGTAGTGATGAAGTTAGATATCTCAAAGGCATATCATAGAGTCTCTTGGTTGTTTTTTACTAAGGTgcttgatgtgccgtgaaattacgggatattcgatgctaatttcttaagcttttgtgactcttcaagcacttttgttgttacttttcgtgtatttatgtcgttttgtaggataagatgtccgtagagcataacagagcaaaatggagcaaaatgTAGCAAAAATGGCTAAAATGCGGCACATGCTAGCGGcacatgcgagtagcatgttgtgcatgcgagcaaCATAAGAGAATTTTCTacttaaattgaattgaattggaatttAGTGGAATTTCAACAGATACAAATGGAAAGAAATTGATAAAAACATCCCTAGAAACAGACTTCTGCTATTTACACTTATTAATTAAAAAGATATTTGCATAACATGCTACAGtttggtgcaacatgcgactggtatgttgcacatgcgacacaagatgcgagtagcatgttgtgcatgcaaggtatttttgtccagattttgttcccgttttggcacttttataaatagaatgctagggtttgtaaaactcatctttagccatttcatacaagttttggagactagattcctacaccacactttggggttggaGATTGAAGATTTGGTTGTGCATtccttaaacctttaattcatttcttcaattccttgctttgtattgtatatctaagtgtgtagtatttattttcttcacttgaatcttgtttatggaaatattctatgattaaagtgttggatgaaactcttgttttgcttatgtattgaatgatttttattgctattgaagtgggtctttgttgtttttattaatcttgttctttaaagtttcttaagggattaactaaccctaaaactcgcccatttactttgattgagctcggaagaggaaatctaggttgggaaagattaattaataagaatttgggtcattaaacccatctaataacttgagctcggaagaggatagttacttgaggttaaattgattgtgcctaatatcacactctaaggcttggaaaagcttagagtgaaattcattgatttggttggaagactttcaatgagattttagaaaccattatctatcaacacaaaccggctcttagttgtaaaatcataaaatacattggatcgttacttgagagtttcttgtatccatgcttgggGCCATTGattattttacttgctttctaggttagtttacatttccgcattagttataattttctaaaaaaccaaaatattatctatcgtttggcttagcttggtaagtgaaaattcttttctttcttaatcgcctaatatattgttccctgtaggatcgaccccgactcatagttgggtaaattatattgcatacgaccgtgtacactttctctttgaggaatAGATTTGGatgttatcaattttggcgccgtttcgggggaacaatttggcgtatttgggttagtttgggatttaagcttacttgcttttgtccaaacttgtgaatatttatgtagttgttttctttgcttgattttatttttataaaaaataaatggcATCATTCCATGAGAATGGGTCAGATGGAAGTTGTttatactttgatgacccttgtccttattgtggaggaccctattcttggcaaaattgtttaaagtctcccgagGGAGGATTTTGtgcacaatctcgaacccatgagtggagcatatgtgatagatgtggtggtcaaaatggccattgggctaattgtgcttatatgtccttcccttccccgaacccccactatgacgattctacttttggTTGTGACAATGATACAGAAATGGAAGTGGAAAAAGTTGAGAATAgtcaaaatggagagttcaagctcatgatggaatgcctacttgaaggaggaaatgaaaagcaaaaagccttggcggagtacttggaaactagtctccaaaatggcttgatgaatgaaCACAAAAATCTTCCATGGGCATTTGAACAATATCAAAATGAactctcaaatgctcaatatgagaaGATAATGCCTgtgttggaggccaatcatgaaattgaggaatcaagaattgaacaccTCCAACCGAATCCATGCTTATTGGAGATGCCAAAGAAAAAAGGGAATTAGAGTCAATCGGTGTCATGGAAAATGTTGAAATTGACTCTAGTTCATTTGGGGGTGAGGATGTCCAAGATAGAGCAAATTTAAAAATGGAGCGTCTTAGACCACATTCAAACCATATTTTTGACATTGTGCTTAGTGGATGATATGGAAATTTAACTAAccaagcctatggagaattttggaggtGAAGAACAAGacgtttttattttgaagttttcTATGCCTagaagacaaaatgacatccCTCACTTAAAGGCCAAAAAGTACAagatgcgacacccgagagttggcctctttgcttttctaccaccgccccatgagcgtcatcataatcttgattcaaagttgggccgaaaattcatatcctccaagtggagggaaaagtggtaaaggtaaccgtcgtactgcaacgttaaatcaagcgcttggtgggaggcaacccattgttttttaaaaaaaatttaagtcgttttttcaaaattttaaatgtAGGTgcttctttgaggaaaaatgtgaaaactcttggcttgtttggtactaatagagttcgtctcttgcatgtgaaattgaaatgcgaatacccctttaaattgttttgtgaaagttaaaaagcaaggtgcataggaaaaaatgatctttgtgacaattttttggctcatttggtgactctttacctactagttgtgtttacttttGATTATGAGATATttcactagttgttcttgcttaggaagtgaaattgatccatcctgactagttcatatgccatgtgtggtgagtgtttgttgaataattcttgtgtttacttttatcatctagaacttccaggttagtctttcaatgctaattttgattatgttggttggagatataaccttgggctatctttgtgatttttgaaaaaacctctttagcctttctagcctaccattgcataaataatatcactagtaaccccatttgagcctatgaccttttctttgattgccacattacaagcctttaccctttttgatgaaattatctcttttgaacctttcccttcTTGAACGTTAAATTGCGAATTTGAGGCCAAACGCCTAAGTTgagggtgttagtgttgcttgagaagtggtgaagattgatgttgtgaaaaagtcaaaagaaatgaagaaaatttgaaaaatacaaaaaggttgcaaactttttgtgcaaaaaaaaatgtatctttgtgaaaaataataataatttagaaatcaagaaaatggttgcacaaaaaaaagttggaataattagggaaactagtatgcaaagaaaggagtgatgttttgaaatgaagaggaaagtggacaaaaggtattgtgtagtgttcaaggagggcgtagtcacttgtatcccaaatacttatcctacccttccctaagcccatattacaagcttaaaaagtccctatatGATCTCCGACCGAATGTTCTtaagttagtgatgattgaaaataagggcaagcttatggtgtgatatttgttagcactagaattgctttgttgagtgtgagtgacttcgtgtatatgtcccttgtgttgtttttgtgaatatagtgattttggaacattctttcttgtgagggcatgtggattacgatagattggcgATGTTGAAAACTTtcaagctaagtcaaatgagcatatctagtaagctagtggttttgagtcacttattgaggcttgagtgttgttgcttgattgtttagaatctctattgcattcttgaaattgtattttgaaatgagggagttatttggttaaaggtcacatgcttgtagcctaattattggtaccaaccaaagtcatgagAGTTGTGCTTAGATGAAAAAAATGTGCTTTGAAAATGATAGTAGCACTACTTAAGCTTGTATtgatggatcctcattgagattttggttttgatttgcttgaggacaaacaaAGACTTtatgttgggggtgttgatgtcccgtgaaattacgggatattcgatgctaattccttaagcttttgtgactcttcaagcacttttgttgttacttttcgtgtatttatgtcattttgtaggataagatgtccgaagagcataacggagcaaaatggagcaaaaatagcTGAAATGAGGCACATGCTAGCAGCACATGCGAGTAGAATGTTGTGCATacgagcagcacttgctgcagcatgtgctgacagagatatttgcacaacatgcgactggcatgttgcacatgcgacacaagatgcgagtagcatattgtgcacgcagggtatttttgtctagattttgttcccgttttggcacttctataaatagaatgctaggtttgtaaaactcatctttggccatttcatacaagttttggagactaggttcctacaccacactttggggttgaagatttgaagatttggttgagcattccttaaacctttaattcatttcttcaattccttgctttgtattgtatatctaagtgtgtagtatttattttcttcacttgaatcttgtttatggaaatattctatgattaaagtgttggatgaaactcttgttttgcttatgtattgaatgatttttattgctattgaagtgggtctttgttgtttttattaatcttgttctttaaagtttcttaagggattaactaaccctaaaactcgcccatttactttgattgagctcggaagaggaaatctaggttgggaaagattaattaataagaatttgggtcattaaacccatctaataacttgagctcggaagaggatagttacttgaggttaaattgattgtgcctaatatcacactctaaggcttggaaaagcttagagtgaaattcattgatttggttggaagactttcaatgagattttagaaatcattatctatcaacacaaaccggctcttagttgtaaaatcataaaatacattggatcgttacttgagagtttcttgtatccatgcttgggGCCATTGattattttacttgctttctaggttagtttacatttccgcattagttataattttctaaaaaaccaaaatattatctatcgtttggcttagcttggtaagtgaaagttccttactttcttaatcgcctagtgtattgttccctgtgggatcgaccccgactcatagttgggtaaattatattgcatacgaccatgtacactttctctttgaggagtggatttggacgttatcagtgcTGAAAAAACTAGGGTTCCATGAAAGGCTAATAGACATTGTGTATAGGTTTGTGAATAATAATTGGTATTTGGTGTTGATTAATGGGTAGCAGAATGGATTTTTTCAATCTTCTAGGGGAGTAAATCAAGGGGATCATTTATCTCCAACTTTGTTATTCTTACATCTAAGGTTCTGACAAGAAACTTGAATGCACTACATAATATTTCATAGTTCGGGGGATTTGGTATGCCTAAATGGAGTCCAAGGTTCAATCATCTTGCATATGCAGATGCTATGATTATTTTTGCATCTGCAGATCTTCTATCTTTTCAACTGATAATGAAAGTGTTGAGAAGATACGAAAAGGTTTCAGGGCAGCAAATCAACAAGGCAAAAAGTTCAATATATATGCACTAGAATGTCCCAGCTGATATTAGTATCACTGTGGAAGTTGCAACATGAATTAAAAGGAAAGAGTTTCCTTTTATCTACTTGGGATGCCCAATTTTCCATAGTAGAAGAAAGAATGACTTTTTTAGTGGAATATTATTGAAGATTATGAATAGGTTACAAAGTTGAAAGGGCAAAATGTTATCTTTTGGGGGAAGAGCTATTTTGATTAAGCATGTGTTACAAAGCATGCCTATACATATATTATCGGGTTCTACATtgttatatgttactccttatattgttggtcAGATTGGAGCAAAacttgagtcgattaaacctttcaaagtgtttcattaatGGGATGTCAGTATGATTAGATGGGGGTTGTAACTTTTTCTCAAAGCAAAAAAtggaagggataagtatatgcttaaatatgacccTTGAATATAAATATGCTAATGATTTATGAGTATAAAGGGGTAGAAAAGGTAAGAGAACGATGTATGTTACTAAAAGAGCCAGATATCGACAAGAGCCTTTTTATCATATAAAGTATATTCGCAAGGATGTTGTAcggaggtacgagtataaggataTGTGGATATAAGACAAATTTAGGACTAAGGTACAGAAagattctttttcaaaaatcctcTTGTCACAAGATTATCAAGTTAGTAATGCAAGGCTGAATAGCTAATGAATGAAGTGAACGATGCTTTGAAGGAATTGGTTATATGATGGTAGATGAATGAGTTGGAAGTCGCGAGTTGATATAAGATGTGCCCTTCATTAAGGAGATGAATTTGTAGTTTAAAAGAGGCTTGTCTAAAGaccgatgttacacctcgaaaatttcctgttaacgtacagtgaatagactaacaaagggcacgaagtatatgaTGTCTTGGTAAATAAGAAATAACATTtcatgattctaaatgagatttcaaagacattcgaggtaggagacgggagttgttaaggaaagcaaggtatatgttgtgtgtcgggtaagatttacgagtatcgaattaatgagagcttaatgatgttttggagaagagctatagcatcccttagattgttaatgaggtgttaaacaagttctaagaaggttccataaggattggagatcaaacgagccgaCGAGAATGAATTCCGGAAAGTTGGGcaatatacggtccaacatactggccgtataaaacatattgGCCGAATTTCAGgtcgtatgttctgcccagaatgggaccttcactagaccaaacatacggctagacatacgaccagtataaaagatacggaccgtattttggtccgtatGTCCGAGTCGGGTTaaatttttaagttgatataagggaccccaacctcatttatttcatttcatttttcactccacacctcaagaaccctctagaaagctctccactcttcatccacaagaactcaagagatattggtgatcaacttcatcaaaccaacaaaaatcaagtgtataaaactcattgaagttcatccaagccaagaaatcccattggaagggaactagggttttggtgcaagagaagtatttccactcaaaacttattcctacactatctaaggtaa
Encoded proteins:
- the LOC132639671 gene encoding uncharacterized protein LOC132639671, giving the protein MNALIWNIRSVNSMEAFTRLIQMQNKYHFGFIWLMEPFQEVSKLENYRRRIGLQHALANCSRKIWVFIDDIFEFQILSDHVQQLSLKLKVIGTQEEMVITLVYAKCTQRDKMDLWESLEDMAPYIQLPWLIGGDFNTIVSDAEKYGGLPVTISEIQDFRACIQSYGMTDLGFKGSTYTWWNGQSREYCIFKRLDRCLGNQDLQDKYPGIEINHLIRTGSDHAPILISYSRNVEPV